In a single window of the Romeriopsis navalis LEGE 11480 genome:
- a CDS encoding CobW family GTP-binding protein gives MVVSNLPTSVPVTVLTGYLGAGKTTLLNRILTHEHGKKVAVIVNEFGEVGIDNQLVVDTDEEIFEMNNGCICCTVRGDLIRMISNLMKRRDKFDHLLIETTGLADPAPVIQTFFMDDEVKEQTNLDAVVTVVDTKHVHQHWEAEEVQEQIAFADVILLNKTDLVTSVELDQLEQKIRGMNALCQIYRTQNAQVEMDSILGVKAFDLDRALEIDPEFLGEDAHEHDESVFSVAMTEPGTADAQKLHDWIAELLRTQGPDIFRMKGILNIKGDDRRFVFQGVHMIFDGAPDRAWKADEVRKNELVFIGRNLDEAQLKAGFQSCLVG, from the coding sequence ATGGTTGTATCGAATCTTCCGACATCAGTACCAGTCACGGTCTTAACGGGTTATCTCGGTGCCGGTAAAACTACCTTGCTCAATCGTATCCTCACCCATGAGCATGGCAAAAAGGTCGCTGTGATTGTGAATGAGTTTGGCGAAGTCGGGATCGATAACCAGTTGGTGGTGGATACCGATGAAGAAATCTTCGAGATGAATAACGGCTGTATCTGTTGCACGGTGCGCGGTGACTTGATTCGGATGATTAGCAATCTGATGAAGCGCCGCGATAAGTTTGACCATTTGCTGATCGAAACGACCGGACTTGCTGACCCAGCTCCGGTGATCCAGACTTTTTTTATGGATGATGAGGTGAAGGAACAGACGAATCTTGATGCAGTTGTAACGGTGGTCGATACCAAGCATGTGCATCAACATTGGGAAGCGGAGGAAGTGCAGGAACAAATTGCCTTTGCAGATGTGATTTTGCTGAATAAAACTGATCTCGTTACGTCCGTCGAGCTTGATCAGCTAGAGCAAAAGATTCGCGGGATGAATGCGCTTTGTCAGATTTATCGCACGCAGAATGCCCAGGTTGAAATGGATTCCATTCTGGGGGTCAAGGCGTTTGATCTCGATCGAGCCTTAGAAATTGATCCTGAGTTCTTGGGTGAGGATGCCCACGAGCATGACGAGTCGGTGTTTTCCGTGGCGATGACTGAACCCGGCACGGCGGATGCCCAGAAACTACACGACTGGATTGCGGAATTGTTGCGGACCCAAGGGCCAGATATCTTTCGGATGAAAGGGATTCTGAATATTAAGGGCGACGATCGGCGGTTTGTATTTCAGGGGGTGCATATGATTTTTGATGGGGCACCGGATCGGGCGTGGAAAGCCGATGAAGTTCGCAAGAATGAGTTGGTGTTTATTGGCCGGAACTTAGATGAAGCGCAGTTGAAGGCCGGATTTCAGAGTTGTCTGGTAGGTTAG
- a CDS encoding WD40 repeat domain-containing protein: MSQLKPLWKTTIGDYVTVLDWSDDCLAIASAAGEVILQYADQAIVLRAADGQSIDCLAFSHDHQFLASGSQNSQVNIWSVPTATLITPTVVKTLEYPRHWIDRLAWHPQQNQLAFSLGKQVQVWDVTTDQAGAQLNFAGSSVMDLAWHPAGLYLAVSGYLGTKLWRSDDWLTAPQILEVPSASAKVGWSTDGRYFASGNLDRMITLVETEQWEKPWAMRGFPGKIRCLAWSDNFAGSDTQLLAVSSQEGIAVWHYVAAQENWDCQVLQQHTDSVQAIAFQPGTSLLASTASDGQIALWQDGQLLQTLSENSAAGACLAWSQDATQLAVGRQNGQIEVFAIG; encoded by the coding sequence GTGTCACAACTCAAGCCGCTTTGGAAAACCACAATTGGCGATTATGTGACGGTGTTGGATTGGTCCGATGATTGCTTGGCGATCGCTTCGGCAGCGGGTGAAGTTATCCTGCAATATGCGGATCAAGCGATAGTGCTGCGGGCTGCGGATGGGCAATCAATTGATTGCCTCGCATTTTCCCACGATCACCAATTTCTCGCGAGTGGCAGCCAAAATTCGCAGGTCAATATTTGGTCCGTTCCCACCGCCACATTAATTACCCCAACGGTGGTAAAAACGCTGGAATATCCGCGTCATTGGATCGATCGATTAGCCTGGCATCCCCAGCAAAACCAACTGGCATTTAGCCTGGGTAAGCAAGTCCAGGTATGGGATGTGACGACCGATCAGGCCGGTGCGCAGTTAAACTTTGCCGGTTCTTCGGTGATGGATCTCGCTTGGCATCCGGCGGGTTTATATTTGGCGGTAAGCGGTTATTTGGGTACGAAGCTTTGGCGATCGGATGACTGGCTGACCGCGCCACAGATACTCGAAGTGCCTTCTGCAAGCGCTAAGGTCGGTTGGTCAACGGATGGGCGATATTTTGCATCGGGTAATCTCGATCGGATGATTACGCTGGTGGAAACGGAGCAGTGGGAAAAGCCTTGGGCGATGCGCGGATTTCCGGGAAAGATTCGGTGTTTAGCTTGGTCGGATAATTTCGCTGGGTCGGATACGCAGTTGTTAGCGGTATCGAGTCAAGAAGGGATCGCCGTCTGGCATTATGTGGCAGCACAGGAAAATTGGGATTGCCAGGTATTACAGCAACATACTGATTCAGTTCAAGCCATTGCCTTTCAACCCGGCACATCGCTGTTAGCGTCAACCGCGAGTGATGGTCAGATCGCATTATGGCAAGATGGGCAACTGCTACAGACATTGTCCGAAAACTCTGCCGCTGGTGCCTGTTTAGCCTGGAGTCAGGATGCTACACAATTAGCGGTGGGGCGACAGAATGGGCAAATTGAAGTATTTGCAATCGGTTAA
- a CDS encoding metal ABC transporter permease produces MLHLLLDPWNYQFMQRALVISILIGVLCPALGSYLIVQRMTMIADVVAHCVLPGLSISYFLRLDMLFGAAVSGLCGGFLISWIRTQSRIKSDAAMALTFSTFFSLGIMLITVLKNKIDLDAFLYGNILSVTWLDVWRTGIISAIVLIAIAAFYKELLFYTFDKTGAQAIGLPVNKIYVGFMAAITLTIIASMQAVGVILVVALLTVPALTANLLVKELHHMILLGALIGLFSSVSGVYLSYYQNLPSGPTISLISTGLFLLALLFSPSQGILTQTKLPQTELTKTNLTKTKP; encoded by the coding sequence ATGTTGCATCTTCTGCTTGATCCTTGGAATTACCAATTTATGCAGCGAGCCTTGGTAATCAGTATCCTGATCGGTGTGCTCTGTCCCGCATTAGGCAGCTATCTAATTGTGCAGCGCATGACCATGATCGCGGATGTGGTGGCCCATTGCGTCTTGCCAGGTTTGTCGATTTCTTACTTTCTCAGGCTTGATATGCTCTTTGGTGCAGCCGTTTCAGGGTTATGCGGGGGATTTCTGATTAGCTGGATTCGGACACAGTCGCGGATTAAATCCGATGCTGCAATGGCGTTGACGTTTTCGACCTTCTTTTCGCTGGGCATTATGCTGATCACGGTGTTAAAAAATAAGATCGACCTTGATGCCTTTCTGTATGGCAATATCTTGAGCGTCACTTGGCTGGATGTCTGGCGCACGGGGATTATCAGCGCGATCGTACTCATCGCGATTGCCGCGTTTTACAAAGAGCTGCTGTTCTATACCTTTGATAAAACTGGGGCACAGGCGATCGGCTTACCGGTGAACAAAATCTACGTGGGATTTATGGCAGCAATTACGCTGACGATTATTGCCAGTATGCAAGCCGTTGGCGTGATTTTGGTTGTAGCCTTACTGACGGTGCCCGCACTGACCGCCAATTTGTTGGTGAAAGAGTTGCACCATATGATCCTGTTAGGTGCCTTGATTGGACTATTTTCCAGCGTTTCGGGCGTGTACCTGAGCTACTACCAAAACCTGCCCTCGGGTCCCACGATTTCGCTGATTTCGACGGGGTTATTCCTACTCGCGTTACTGTTCAGCCCATCTCAAGGAATTCTGACGCAGACAAAACTGCCCCAAACAGAACTAACAAAGACAAACCTAACCAAAACAAAGCCGTAG